The Caballeronia sp. TF1N1 DNA window CATTCCAGAAACTCGGCCAGCCCTTCCGCTCCGCATTCGCGCCCGTTGCCGGAAGTTTTATAGCCGCCGAAGGGCACGGTGATGTCCATCATGGCGCCATTGATCCGCACCGATCCCACGCGCAGCCGCGTTGCGATGCGCCGGGCCCGTTGTGCATCGCCGGTGGCGATATAACCCGCAAGCCCGAAGTCCGTGTCGTTGGCGATAGCGATGGCTTCTTCCTCATTGTCGTAGGCGATCACCACCAGCACAGGGCCGAAAATCTCTTCACGCGCGATCTTCATGCCGTTGTGAACATCGGCAAAGACGGTGGGGCGCGCATAGAAACCTCGCGAGATGCCTTCCGGCCGGCCCACGCCGCCCGCCGCGAGCCGCGCGCCTTCTTCGAGCCCGGTGCGAATCATTCGCTGCACTTTGTCATACTGGGCGCGGTTGGAGATCGGTCCCATCTTCGTGGCCGGATCGGCCGGGTCGCCAACCGTCACTGCGTTGGCAACGGCGGCGGCAATCGTCACGGCCTCTTCGTAACGGTCGCGCGGCACCAGCATGCGGGTAGGCGCGACACACGTCTGCCCCGAGTTGGCCATGCATTGTGCGACGCCGCTCGTCACTGCGGCCTTGAGGTCGGCGTCGTCGAGGATCAGGAGCGGCGACTTGCCGCCAAGCTCCTGAGCGACTCGCTTGACTGTCGGCGCGGCGCTCATGGCGACTTCGATGCCGGCGCGCGTCGAACCGGTGATCGACACCATGTCCACGTCGCGATGCGCGGATAATCGCTCGCCCACGACCCGTCCTTCGCCGAAGATCATGTTGAAGACGCCTGCCGGCGCGCCCGCTTCATGCATGATTTCCGCGAAAATGACGGCGTCGAACGGGGCGATCTCGGAAGGCTTCAACACGATGGTGCAGCCCGCCGCGAGCGCAGGCGCGACCTTGGCGGTGATCTGGTTCAGAGGCCAGTTCCACGGGGTGATGAGCGCGGCAACGCCGATCGCTTCGCGGCGTACATCGCTCTTGCCGTGATTCGTCTCGAATTCGAAATGACGCAGGGTTTCAAGGGCCGCCTGAAGCTGCGCGAGGCCGATCGGCGCCTGCAAGTGCCTGCACAGTGCGATGGGCGCGCCGATCTCGCGGCGCACGGCGTCGGCAAGATCGTCGAGACGGGCGCGATACCTTTCGATCACCCGTTCGAGCAAGGCGATGCGTTCCTCGCGGCTCGTCGCTGACCACGCCGGGAACGCAGCGCGTGCCGCGGCCACGGCGCGGTCGGCATCGGCTGCCGTGCCCATCGCGAGCTTGCCGGTTGGTTCCTCGGTGACGGGATCGACGATATCCATCAGCGTGCTGCCGGCGCACGGCTCGACCCACGCGCCGCCGATGTAGAACGTGTTCAATATTGTCATGCCGTCTCCTCAGGCTATGCCGACCGGACGGTCGCCGATTACCGTGGCGCGCATCATATGGCGCGGCGCGGGGAAGTAGTCCTGCACGGCGTAGTGCTGACAGGCGCGGTTGTCCCAGAAGGCGATCGTGTTGGGCCTCCACTTGAGACGAACCTGGTATTCGGGCGCCTGAGCTTGACGGAACAGGTATTGCAGCAGATCCATCTCGGCGAGCTTGTAGTCGAAGCCGACGCGATAAGCCTCAGCCGTCACGTGCCCGTAGTTCGATAGATGCGTGGTAAAGGCCTCATTGACGTAGAGAACTTTCTCGCCGGTTTCCGGGTGCACGCGCACCACCGGATGCGTGACCGGCGGAAACTTCTGGCGCATGACGGGATGCTGGTCCTTCGGCAACGCCGTGCCGAACAGCGGCAGAATGTCGTGGACGGCTTCGAGATGAGCGATGCGTGCCTTGATCTCCTCGGGAAGGTTCGCATAGGCCGCGACCATGTTGATCCAGATCGTGTCGCCGCCCACGTCCGGGCATTGCACGCAGCGCAGCATCGAACCCATGGACGGAATGTCACGCCACGATACATCCGAGTGGTAGATGTTTTCGCGTCCACGGCGCGTTTCGTTGCGCCCGAGGATCACCAATTCGGGATGCTCCGGGTGATGCGGAAACGCCGGGTGGATCTCCAGTTCGCCGAAGCGCCGCGCCAGCGCCACATGTTGGGCCGGCGTGATGTCCTGATCGCGGAAAAACAGGACCTTGTATTCGAGCAGCGCGCGGCGCAAGGCGAGACAGGTGTCGTCGTCGAGCGGATCGCGCAGGTCGACGCCTTCGATCGTCGCGCCGATCGTCGGCGTGTGACGCTCCACCGCGAAGGGCCATCTCTCGGGTACGGCGTGCGTCGTGTTGAACGCGGGTGCGGTTTCGATTGCTTGCATGTGATGCTCCATTTGAAGCTGTCCGAATCTATCTGTTTGCGGCGCGGATCAAGTCCGCCGCCTTTTCGCCGATCATGATGGCCGGCGCGTTCGTGTTGCCGCCGATGAGCGTCGGCATGATCGACGCGTCCGCCACGCGCAGACCGTCGATGCCGCGCACCCGCAGGCTTGGATCGACGACCGCCTGCGTGTCGATGCCCATCTTGCAGGTGCCGACCGGGTGATAGACGCTGTCGGCCTGACTGCGCACGAACGCACGGATCGCGTCTTCGTTCGAGCCGTCGGGTCCGAAGTCGTCGGTGAGCATTTCTTTGCCGCCTGCATCGGCCAGAGCGGGTTGCGCATAGATGCGGCGCACGATTTTGACGCCCGCAACGAGCGCGTCCATGTCTGCTTCGGCGGAGAGAAAGCGCGGGTCGATCGACGGAGCATCGCGCATGTCGGCCGTGCGCAGACGAACATGACCGCGGCTCTCGGGCCGCAGGAC harbors:
- a CDS encoding aldehyde dehydrogenase family protein, whose amino-acid sequence is MTILNTFYIGGAWVEPCAGSTLMDIVDPVTEEPTGKLAMGTAADADRAVAAARAAFPAWSATSREERIALLERVIERYRARLDDLADAVRREIGAPIALCRHLQAPIGLAQLQAALETLRHFEFETNHGKSDVRREAIGVAALITPWNWPLNQITAKVAPALAAGCTIVLKPSEIAPFDAVIFAEIMHEAGAPAGVFNMIFGEGRVVGERLSAHRDVDMVSITGSTRAGIEVAMSAAPTVKRVAQELGGKSPLLILDDADLKAAVTSGVAQCMANSGQTCVAPTRMLVPRDRYEEAVTIAAAVANAVTVGDPADPATKMGPISNRAQYDKVQRMIRTGLEEGARLAAGGVGRPEGISRGFYARPTVFADVHNGMKIAREEIFGPVLVVIAYDNEEEAIAIANDTDFGLAGYIATGDAQRARRIATRLRVGSVRINGAMMDITVPFGGYKTSGNGRECGAEGLAEFLECKSVTA
- a CDS encoding TauD/TfdA family dioxygenase — protein: MQAIETAPAFNTTHAVPERWPFAVERHTPTIGATIEGVDLRDPLDDDTCLALRRALLEYKVLFFRDQDITPAQHVALARRFGELEIHPAFPHHPEHPELVILGRNETRRGRENIYHSDVSWRDIPSMGSMLRCVQCPDVGGDTIWINMVAAYANLPEEIKARIAHLEAVHDILPLFGTALPKDQHPVMRQKFPPVTHPVVRVHPETGEKVLYVNEAFTTHLSNYGHVTAEAYRVGFDYKLAEMDLLQYLFRQAQAPEYQVRLKWRPNTIAFWDNRACQHYAVQDYFPAPRHMMRATVIGDRPVGIA